Genomic window (Puniceicoccus vermicola):
GCGCATACGGTCGATTCGGGCAAACGCTGTCGAGCCTGACAGAGGCCTCCGGTTTTGCTCGAGAGCTTTTCCTTGCCCATGGACCTCAAGGTGGCATTGATCTCCACCAACCCCGCTCGAAGAGTGCCCGATCCCATGCCCTGACTGATCATGTGCCAAACCGTAACCGCCGAAGAGAACCCACGATCGCGTTCCTTCGAACGCTTCGGAATCGATTCCAAAGGCAACGCCTCCTCGAAAACATACGGCAGTTGACCCGGAAGACCCTTCATGATCGAATTGCGACTATCCTCAAGCCTCTTGAGGGCAGATTTAGGGCTTCGCCCAAAGGCGCGGTGAAAACCGGGAAGAAACAGGTTGTTTTGTTGCACACCAAAAGCTTGCAGAATCCATCGCCTAGGGCGATCCCTGTCTGCTTTCTGGCAATACAAAATCCATGAATCCAGCCTTATCTAAGTGCCATTGGCGTTTGACCCCATTGACCCCCGCTTATCTAAGTGCCATTGGGGTCAGTCCACGATTTCATAATTTTTCAGGACTCCGTAGTATTCTTCATTTCGCCTACTCCGATGTCGGCTCATCAGGCTACTGACGGCATCCCTCCTGCCCATGCTCAACCCTTCTGCGATCCACCAAATTCGGCTCCGGGGTCTCCAAACAAAGTTGATAGTGATTCCCCATCAACACACAGCCATGCAAACGCCAGCCCTTCGCCTTGCAACACTTCCTCAGGCATTCGATAAAACTCTTGCGCGCTCCCTCGCTCTCGAAAATCCAACTCCGGTAATTCCCACGATTGAGCACATGATACAACGCCCCAGCATATTCGATACGAACCTTCCTCGCCACTCTCTGCCCCTCATGTAGCAACCAGCTGGAGTCAAGAATTTTGCAAGAATTCGTGGACTGACCCCTTCCGGTTACACCACGAGAATGGATATTTTACCATGACTGTAATTTTTCTTTTGATACAACTATTTCATCTTCAAAATGTATCACAAATAGACTGAGAGATATCGTTGAACCGTACCGCAATACTTCATCAGATGTATCGTGCTCCCAAACTGTCGGTTGCCACGGACTCATAATACAAGCAACTTCTTCCTTTGGCATACCTTTCTCAACTTTTTCAAATGAGCGTTCTAGCGAAACATCCCTTAAATACAAAAATATATACAAGACAGAGGTTGCCAATATCAGAAAAATAACGACAACAGAAATCTTCCTCATAATTGGCATATATTTACGGTTTATCAAATATTCCATAATTAGATGCATCAGGTGCATCCTTTGCATGAGACAGCCCAAAACCAGTTTTATTTTTCCTCATTACATCTTCTAAATCTCTTTGTAAAAATGCCGGGAATGCTGATATGTCCACATCAATACCTGCAGCTTTTAAAGCATTAGATATCCTCGTGTTACAATTGTCTTTTAAAGCCCCTGCTGGGTCTTCTCTAGCATTTGGCATTTCATCATCCCATACACCTCTCAGGTACTCTTCCATAATTGCCTCTTGTTCGGGTGTGGTTGGCAGGATGTATATCATTGAATCCCTGTATTCGGCTTGAGAATTAAGATAGTCAACAAATGAGCTTCCTGGATCTGACGTTCCAGGTAAAAAAAGCAGGGGTCAGCCCAATGTTTCATGCATTAAGTGGGGAACATTGGAATACGTCTAGATTCTTGACAAAGG
Coding sequences:
- a CDS encoding transposase codes for the protein MARKVRIEYAGALYHVLNRGNYRSWIFESEGARKSFIECLRKCCKAKGWRLHGCVLMGNHYQLCLETPEPNLVDRRRVEHGQEGCRQ